Within Acuticoccus sediminis, the genomic segment GACGAGACGATCGGCGAAGGCGAGCTCCTGACGATCCTGGAGGCGGCACGGTGGGCGCCATCGTCTTACAATCTTCAGCCTTGGCGGTTCGTCTGGGCGCGCCGCGGCACCGAGCATTGGGCGCGCTTCCTCGACTTGCTGATGCCGTTCAACCGTGTGTGGGCGCAGAGCGCCGCGGCGCTGGTGTTCGTCGTCTCGGACTCGCTGATGAAGGGGCAGGACGGTGAGGCCAGGGTCTCGCACAGCCACTCCTACGATTCCGGCGCTGCGGCGGCGAGCTTCATGCTGCAAGCGACCAGCATGGGCTGGCAGGCGCACGGGATGCTGGGCATCGAGCTCGACCGCATCCGCCAAGACCTCGCGGTTCCCGAGCATTTCCGGGTGGAAGCCGCCTACGCGATCGGCCGCCAGGGCGACAAGTCGCTGTTGCCGGAGAAGCTGGCGGCGCGTGAAACGCCGAGTGATCGCAAACCGCTCGCGGAGCTGGCCTTCGAAGGGGGCTTTCCGGACCGGATGGAGAGTTAGGGCCCGGATCTGCAATCCACTCGGCCATTGCGGCGTGCCTCGAGGGTTTCATCGGGCCGTCCGCTCTGCCGCTCCGTGGCTCTGGCCGCCGTGCCCGGTCGGTCCTTGCAAGGCCGGGTGGTGCAGTGACACCGAGCGAAGGACAGATCGCTCGGTGTCCGTTGGATGAGCACGAGAGCTCCAATGCTCTGTAGCGGGGGCGTTCGGACCGACGGCAGGGACGACGGCTCGGATCCGGTCCGGCGTCAGGAAACGGCGGTGGCGTAGGCCGCCTGCATGATCTGGGCGGCGACGATGCCGAGGGCGGCCTGCGTCGGGTCCACCACGGGCAGGCCCGTCGCGTCCTGGAGCGGCGCGACGTAGCGGGCGAGGCCCGCACCGGCGAACAGGAGCGCCTCCGCCCCGGCCTCGTCCCGCAGCGCCGTCCCCGCCTCGATCATCCGCGCGGTGACGACGTCCGGCCGCTGCAGGTCGGAGTAGTCGAGGCCGAGGCCGCGGTGCCCGGCGATGCGGTCCTGCACACCGAGATGCCGCGCCATCCGGTGCGGGCCAT encodes:
- a CDS encoding nitroreductase family protein translates to MTTATQTRANMRTADHPVSPLFLQRWSPRAFTDETIGEGELLTILEAARWAPSSYNLQPWRFVWARRGTEHWARFLDLLMPFNRVWAQSAAALVFVVSDSLMKGQDGEARVSHSHSYDSGAAAASFMLQATSMGWQAHGMLGIELDRIRQDLAVPEHFRVEAAYAIGRQGDKSLLPEKLAARETPSDRKPLAELAFEGGFPDRMES